The window ATGAATCCATATGTTGGCAGCAGGTAAACTAACACGGACAATGGAGTGTGttatttgttatattttgtttatatttctcaagatataaaattatttatctATTTAAAATATTCCAAAGAGCCATAAATTACCTATTTAAATTATGCGGAAGAGCATAATTTATCAAAGAACGACAAAGGTAACTAATCAACGAAATATTGTACTGATGTTGATATGTAAAATTAACTCCAATAAGCCGCAGTGTTGGCGAAACAAATACTGTTAACATTAAAATACTtgaggaaattattttttgtggaCTATATCTTGTTTAGACTAGAGGATTATTTAAGATCTTCGCCTTATGGATCTACGTAATACTTAAGTAGGTACCCATATTAATATAATTTCGAGGTTTCAATACATGCTTTTAGACATGTAGAAGAGGAAAAGGGAAATGTGTTCTGAAAACTACACATAATCAACATcttaatgaatgaataaatgtaTAATATATACTATAATTTAcagtgaaataaatataattgttTACAGTCAATGTTTAAGCGTATAAAATTAAATGTATCATCACATCGGATTCAGTCAACATGCTATATCTATAACAACAGCTTCATGGGGCTGTAACACCAAGCTCTGGACAGATATTTGATCCCTGCaaataaaacaatgaaaatattccataaaacCAAAAGAAGCTTAAAACAAATTCTTTATATTCTGCTGATTGATTAACTTACCCTCTCTTATACTGAGAACCAACGCTAGCAATAGCTACGGTGCCAGTTTGGCAAGAAACTCCAGGTACCAAAACAGTTTCAGCATCATTGTTATCATGCCATCCCAATTTGAAGGCAACAGCGATATGCTTGCCTTCGTGAGATCTCCTCAAAACCACAACATCATTAGACAATGCCCAGATGTTGGTGCTTCCAAGACTTGCAGCTTCTTCTTGTCTCTTTCTGATCAAGGCTTTGTAGTTCTGGTAGTAACTCACTTTTCCTTCATCTAGCTGGCTTTGTAAGTTCAAATCGAGGTATTTCTTGCTAACAGGCAACCAGGTCTTGGCACCTTCGTTGAAACCAGCATTTGTGGTGTTGTCCCATTGCAAAGGAGTACGTTCGAAGTCTCTGCTGATCTGATAGAATATTGCTGGATCTCTGGCAGCTGGGTCTTGACCTTCTTCGTATTTCACTTCGCCATCTTCTTGGCCAAATTCTTCTCCGTTGTATGTGACTGCTACTCCTGGTAGGAGTAGGTCCAACATGAGGAATCCATCCTTGTTTTCAGCACCTAGTCTTGTTGGGTAACGACGGTTATCGTGATTCCCTAACTGCAACGAAGAGAACATTTTTGGTACTGCTGTCTATCATCATTTCTTAAAAGTTGACTGATACTTACAACCCAGTTCGATGTGTAAATACTTGGTAAGGCGTCCATCCAACTGTATATGATTTGCACTACATTGTTGGCATTTGAAGAGTTGAGATCGAGATTTCTTATCATGAAGAAGTTGAAGGTGAAATGTGCTCCTAAAGTGCTTCCATCAGCTGTTCCATAGTAGGGTATGGTTTGGTCAAGGTCTGCATAGACCTCAGTCATCAGAACTCTGTAAGCAAAGGTTACCTTAGAACACGAAAACTTTTCTTAGGTTAAATGAGGTCAGGTCCTAAAGTATGTTGAGTATTCACTTACTTGGCATCTAAGCCATTTTCAGCTGCATAGTCATCGACAAATTTCCTCCATTCATAAACAAGAGCATAGGTTTCTGGAAGGTTTGCAGTGTAGATATGGTCCAGATAGTCATGGTTGTTTGGATCTACAGGGAGGTTGGACCTGGGCTCATCTCTGTATTGGTCATCTTCGTAAGCATATAGAATAGCGTCAATCCTGAAGCCATCTATACCAAGATCCATGTAGAACTTCaaaacattctaaaaaaattgattggaaGTATTAGGTACCCTTATTGTGTACGTCGCCTAGACTAGTGCACAATTATTAAACTTTTTCTAATCACGTTGGAAGATTATTATGACAAATACCATGTCATTGATGCAAAGTTGAAATGAAGGTTTCAAAGGAAAATCAATGTAATAGACAAGAATAACAAATCCTTTTACATCTAGGTATTTGAAGGAAACGAATATTATGCTAATATACTTGTCAGAAAATGAGTACGAATGACTCTTACTGCTTAGGAATGTTTCTGGTATGGAAAAATGCACCTATAAGAAATAGCTTTGATAGAAGAAGGGAACCGGAGGATAATATTAGAATGGCGCAATATTCCAGgtatgaataatttcaaccagtTTGTTTGGAACTTTAATATTGTATGGTCCAAAAAGTATCAGGATTATAataagaatatactacacctcttCAGTGGCTTCCTTACAATGCATTTACACATTAGGAAACATTTAATGACATAAGGTTCATCAGAAACTGATGATTGCAGATTCTAGGAAGGGGGGAAGAATCTCTTGATCACCTGGTCACAAAAAATGCTTTGAGCAAGAAACTTGTTGAAGcaatcccagatactggaattCATTAGGTGTGAATGGTGTAGTGATGAAAACAGGTTATACATATATGAGTAACTCCCTTCACAATAAATCATTCAGGATAGAAATATTGATTACCTTCATTTCCTCATGGACCTTAGGACTTCTGTAGTtaaggtcaggttgttggatGGTGAATTGATGAAGGTAGTATTGTTGACGTTTTTCTGACCATTGCCAAGCACTTCCAGCGAAGCAACTCAACTGAAATCGAACATTTTTATTGTACCTGAAACTTACTCAACGAACTTAAACTAACTTAACCTACCGTGCAGAAAAGAGTTATTTTAAAAAAGATTTAATTCGATgagcattttgaaaaataagttGTTAAAAAGAGGTATAGGAGGTTCTTTTCTGTAGAATAACTTCAACagtcaacagaatattttcaatcaagCTACATGTGTTTCTGTTTCTAGATTTTCATCCTCTatttttcagtaattcctgTATATATCCTAGATATATCAATCAATCTTGTATGATTGAATTATTAGGAATATGCAGTTTGAAAACAACACTTATTAAAAAGGGTTTACAGTCTTAAAATTAAATGTTCTATCGACAGTTAAAattattctatatatatatttggtTTAGAAGAGATGTTCAAATTGACTTTTTTCTGAAGATTTTCATGAAACTCTGAGTAACCAATCAACTCGTCCATTGTtgtttgaaatcaatgaaagtgtcaaaaatgaactgaaagtCAACACAGAAATAATTTGATCGAGCAGATCACCACgataaaagtttcatgaaacccACCATTGGGGAAATATTTTCTAGAAAAGAGTTATATAGAATCTCACCCAGTTGTTTGGGGGTTTCTCAGGAGTACCATCCATCCAAATATAATAATCTTCGTATCCTTCTGTCCTATTTTCTGAAGCCTTGAACCATTCGTGCTGATCACTCGTATGGTTAGGTACAAAATCCATTATGACCCTTATGCCAAGCTCGTGAGCCTTAGTTATCAACGATTTAAGGTCGTCTAAGGTACCAAACCTGGGATCTATGACATAGTAGTTGCTGATGTCGTAGCCTTGGTCCAGTTGTGGAGACTGCATGATAGGGGATAGCCATATCCCGTTCACTCCAGTATCCTTAATATAAGGTAGCTTCCCGATTATACCTGGGAGATCTCCATCACCATCATTGTTGGAATCTTTGAAAGATCTTGGGTAGATCTGGTAAAAAGTGGCATGTTTCCACCAGTCTGGATCTCCTTGGATAGCTCTGGCATTGACCACAACACCAAGAACCGCTAACAGAACTACAATTCTCAAAATCATCGTTTACTTTCAATAAAATCTAAACAATAACAGGAATCTCTCTTCTGGGATCTGTTTTATAAGGATTTTGATATTCCTCAAGTATTTTATCTATCAGATTGAGTCGATGATTGTTGTGATTTTCCATGGATTACTTATTGTTGATATGAATGgcaatatttaaatttgttatcgcgattgaataattttttttggaatgtcATTTTATCGAATTGTTATCTTTATGGAAGCAAAAATTTTTACTTTGGCACGCTCTGAGATATGGGCTTTTGATGTGATTTGATTTTCTATAGATTTCCTTCAGAAGTGAAGCAGCAATTTCGTAGTATTATTACTCTTTGAAaagcaaaatatcaaaaaatcgaGTCAGCTAAAGAATCTATTTGATTACTTCGGTTGGTCTTATTGCAActtttgatttgatttattaGTGCCTAACTTTGAAACCCTTAAACAAATCTTATAGTTTACGTACGTTTTGAAatgcaaagaaaaaaaaattgctaattGAACTCGGATATTATATTACTTTTATCCTCTTAGGACGAGAAAACGATCCTTTTGAAGACCTAAAATCgattaattgaattattaaaatttatatctcaaaaatttcgccatatgaattcattttattgaaatgaatatttttttcaccaTTACTTCATATATAAATGTTATTTTGTAGTAAATAAGGAAATAAGGAATATAGAATAGTATATATCATTTCGTAGGGAGAAGAAGTGTCACCTTCCATGGCAAGCTTGTGTTTTGAAAGCGAGTCATAAAATGTCACATCTCCgaataaaatatgttattttatttttaaacgttttaaaattcattaaaatctgGACCTCCacttttaaattgaatttttctattttagtatcgtaatgagttcattacagttctagaAACATTGCTGTAATGTACTCATTATAGCATTgttatcagttatatttttcgttttttggttatctacacagacttccaatcctatcaaaattcaacacacatcaattgtcaatattaTATAACTTGGTTTTAgtaaaatgatttgcaacattattcgcactTCCCCttgattctgttggtgttaaatagatttcgtcagacatagttcacgaatttaatgcgtaattacaaatgatttcaaaattcgaaacgtacgattcaaattccgtagtatgtcaattttcgtaacagtcacaccaactgccatgaTACTcgtacaatacaaatgtcactagaatgtataatctgaatttttcattgaatttctacaggatctcacaaaacttgactgaaatagagaaaatatcgtccaatactcgttgcagacGGCAATTCCAACTCTCATGcgttcgttttcgaatttcgtatttgtgttggaataggagcccattctgcaacttattttagaatatactatactATTATATTTAATGAACGTTATAAGTGAttgatcaatgaatttttgcctAGTTATGGTTGTCattctgaattatttttgacaGACATGAAGTATAATCGTTGATAGTTTTTATTGCTAGGTAACACTTTCCTCTCCGGCGGAAGTAAAGTTGAACTTTTCGATAATCCTGTCAGTCAAAATATGACGTTATTGTACgttctaaataaaaaaaataactttgtgttttaaactttttttcagGACTTTCCTTTATCCGATATGTGGACTGAAAAGTTTAGATATTTTCTTCTCACATGATTGACattgttttttataataatttaaataataagttaatttgaaataataatttataaaaaagatcagaaatcattgaaaagatcagaaatcatcaaaaaattgCAATGCATACAATACTCATATACACTCTGGAACCTTTCAAGTGTTTCTCggtatatcaaaaaattaaataaacaaatacaATACAATAACGTATTTCAAATGACCTTGAGATAGCAATACTAAAACAACACAAAAATCTTATCACATATTATCTTAAAACGCGAATATGAGAATTTATTTTGATGATTGAGTTGTGATATTTCCAGCGGTCTTTCTCTGAACACACTGAGGACGAggccaaattcaaattcaattctgttcgtCCGGCCGTATACGCaataactttcgaacggaaGAACCTAGAAATTTTCAGTATACGTTGTGATCTAGAATGCCGTAAATACGACAATTCgaaataatgtatttttgttAATATCGAAACTGTGTGTTTGATTTGGACGAAAATCATAATTTAAAGCCTCCTGCGAAATTCAATGTTGATCACATAATCAGaaacatataaaattcaagaaaaatatagaaataaaacTTCCCCAACAGACGTTGTTGAGCTTTCAAACGttgatatttctttgattattttattttgaaaataataccttGATCCAACAGACACAGACAACATGGATACATTTTCCGAATATGAAATCTGACTACCTCAGGTTGATTTTGAAGAgaatttcttgaaatgaatataaaactaccactatatttacatattcggattcagaatcgattgagcattcgAAAAATATGGGAATGTatattttgtaagaaaaaacaggaagttaaaatgaagaaacaattaatGAGAAATAGTTTATAgatcttattttgaaaactagtCTAATTtgcaaaagaatttttttttgaagagagGGTTTTTCGTCAATTACTTGCCATGCCTTTGAATGATAGTTTTTCCCATGACATATGTGGATAGcacgtgaaaaatactatcattgtgacgggtcaattttcaatattgctcaaaggataagccacaaaatccagtgacccgcttacgcgaaacaccctgtacagaaTTTATCAGAATCATATCAAATTTAAAAAggattttgaaaaaagatcTGCATAGGTACTAAATActgattttaattttcattttgaaagtagttgtttcaaataattcatgATATTCATCGAGATAGATGAAAATAGATTCAAGGATTGACTTAATATTCAAGCAacttgacttggcttgacttgaaatcgagCCAAGTTCTAGTCaggtagtaatttttcaatgtcaagtcaagtatttatttattcctcatataaatcgatagtTTAATTTTAGGGagtactttttgtttaattcatgTATCTCTAAACTTTGATGATTACTTGTAAAATCAAGAACATTATATCAAGCAACTtggtttttagcagttttattctATAATGTGCACATCAATTAAAAGTGATGAAAtgggaaggaaccttgcaaacaACACTTTCATTCATGAAAGTTATTGTatataaaaactaaaaatatcaagtattttaaaatggaaaaacagatgaaatcactaaaaacaaaacgaaataagagctataaaaaatatagtttcttaatattgagaaacatcCAAGCACTATTTGATTACATATTTTTCCATCCACGATCTACACATATGAGGCATCTTAAGGATTTttcgcctaatctattgcgggtttttgtaccTGTAAGAGCAGactgtctttcaacaggagctgaaaatgctggcgttgataaaaagcCTTTGACCATTTTAGCCAAGTTTGAAAAAACGTTTTCGTATCTCTTCCATCattctaaaatatattca is drawn from Harmonia axyridis chromosome 7, icHarAxyr1.1, whole genome shotgun sequence and contains these coding sequences:
- the LOC123684819 gene encoding maltase 1-like, with product MILRIVVLLAVLGVVVNARAIQGDPDWWKHATFYQIYPRSFKDSNNDGDGDLPGIIGKLPYIKDTGVNGIWLSPIMQSPQLDQGYDISNYYVIDPRFGTLDDLKSLITKAHELGIRVIMDFVPNHTSDQHEWFKASENRTEGYEDYYIWMDGTPEKPPNNWLSCFAGSAWQWSEKRQQYYLHQFTIQQPDLNYRSPKVHEEMKNVLKFYMDLGIDGFRIDAILYAYEDDQYRDEPRSNLPVDPNNHDYLDHIYTANLPETYALVYEWRKFVDDYAAENGLDAKVLMTEVYADLDQTIPYYGTADGSTLGAHFTFNFFMIRNLDLNSSNANNVVQIIYSWMDALPSIYTSNWVLGNHDNRRYPTRLGAENKDGFLMLDLLLPGVAVTYNGEEFGQEDGEVKYEEGQDPAARDPAIFYQISRDFERTPLQWDNTTNAGFNEGAKTWLPVSKKYLDLNLQSQLDEGKVSYYQNYKALIRKRQEEAASLGSTNIWALSNDVVVLRRSHEGKHIAVAFKLGWHDNNDAETVLVPGVSCQTGTVAIASVGSQYKRGDQISVQSLVLQPHEAVVIDIAC